TCGtacaaaacatgaaatatttgcttgttttatagAATAAGGGCAATAATTCTAGAGTAAGCCATTTATAGTCACTTTTATTAGGGAAACCTGTTCAACCtcttttaatgcaaatatctaatcagccagtcacatcACATGGTTATCACTGTATTTAGgcaacagaagactggaaagACTACCTGTTCTGATGAGGCTCCATTTCTACTGGAACATTCATATGGTAGGATCTGAATCTGGCATAAACAGCCTGAAAAGCATGGATCCACCCTGTCAGTTTAAGCTGTTGGCCATGTAATAGCATGCCAGTCATGTCAATGTGGACCAAAAAAACTCCAACGCCTTGTTGAATCTAcaccacaaagaattaaaaggTGTTCAACCCAGTAGTAGCAATGTTTACCTAATAAAAACTGCCCAGTTAGTGAACATAACAATAATTACTAAGATCACTACTAAGAATGCTCTAAATattctgcaaaacagaatttctGTCACCATTTCAGTGATTATGTTTGCATTTGAAGAGATCTGGGGGTTTATAGGTTCAAATTGCAGCTATTTCAAGTCAGATTTGGAGGTTTTAATGAGAGGAAGGTGGTTGTAAGCTATCtagctttgttgtttttaagcttTGTGAGGTTGGAGAAAGATGAGTGCCTTTACCTGACAGAAGGCTCTTGCCCTGTGAGGACATTTGTCTCAGATTGACAATTTTGAACTGGTGTGACCTTTTCTAGACATCGGCATCTGCAGTGTGGTCTTGGTTATTTATGGTAATTGCCATTTCCCATCACTTAAAAGCTTTGACTCTCCTGAACAAATGGCTTTGGTCTGAACTGCCTGAACTTCCCAAAGTTTATGACCTTCACTGTCTTTGCCCTTTTCCTGGGAAAACCCCAGGAAATCACCTCTCACAAATCATGTGTGCGGTAACAAAGTTTGTGATTAAAGTTCATCCTTTTGTCTGACAGATAGTGACATATGTGTAAATCAAACATGCTGAATACAATGAAATTTCATCTGGTGAAGAGATTCAAACCAAAGACAATGTGTGGCGCCAATTATGCAACAATGACTATTTTTTGtggggtgtgtgtgtaataGTATGGTAGTGTGtgggacagagagggagagagagttttctgggagaaaatgctttgaagttgcagaaaattccaggAGTTTCCTGTTAAAGGGTCTGGGGTTTAATTCGATCcaggagtgtgtgtctgtgtgtaaggaGAGGAGTGTCTCTCGAGTCAGtttctctgctgcagagagaCGTTAACACCACGATAGTCTTTGCTTTTCCCTTTCCTTTACAGATTCCAGGTTGGATCCACCTGTTTTTCACCATAAAGCCTTCAGTGGAGCGTTGAACTGGGATTCAGGCTATTGTTTTATTAACTggatactttttttcccccttttttaaaataactgcacATCACTTCTAAACAAGCGGTGGTGAAAGCAACACTGCACATATGTATTTTTACTTCAGATGAGGATTTATGAGCTGCTAAGCAGTTCCAGCTGATCGCCAGACCAATTTATTTGCAACATCAGTGAAGATGCCTCAGTTTTTTACCTCACACTATCTGTTGCTGATTGCAGCTTTGTGGAGCCTCAACAACCTGGGTTTGCTGGCTGCATGGCAGGGCTTCGGTGACGGTAAGCCAAAGGAACTGTTGGACCCAAATGTACGAGACTGGGGAGACTACTCAGACCTTCCTCCTGGAATTGAACATGGATTAGGGCTGGAAGAAAGCAGAGAAGATGGATATAACAGAAAAGTTGGAGAGTCATCATCAAGCTTGGCTCCAGAGATGGATTTCCTGGCTGACTTTGCAGGTAAGAGGAATTAATTGACCAGCAGATGTTCCTGTTCTTATGTCCCTACAGTCACCGATTTTCCCTTGCAGGTAAAAAGCGTCTGTGGGTGATAACAGCTCCATCCCACAGTGACCAATATCTTCGTATGATGGAGAAACAGCTAGAAGAAATGGAGCAAGTACTTCTCTGCAATTTATTCTGATACATACACATTATTTACTcttttttcagatttaaaaaaaaatttaaactaGCTGCTTATCCATcaatttttacttgttttatttgattgtttctttctctgcctTACTCAGAAAGGCCTGAACTGCCATTTAGCAGAAAGAGATACGTACATTGTAACTATCATTCAGAATGCTATGATGGAGGGACGGATCCAGAAAACAACTTTTCAAGGAGATGCCACAGTCGAGAACCTGGACCCCGACACGGTTACCAAACTGCTGCACTACCTGGAGCTTACCAGCCAAGTAACCAGTGTGCCATAAACTGTGTGATTCATTTCAAACTCTTGGCAACATATAAAAAAGTTATTgcgtttttaattcttttttaaactgaaatgcTTCTTGGTGGTTTACTAGTTGATGTGTTTCTGATTTGTGTTGAACACCAATCATGTCAGGAGCAAAAGTTCACCATGCTGGTTATAAAGAAGAACCTACGGGTCAGCGAGCGCTTCCCTTATCCGGTGCGTGTCGAGGCCGTTTTGGAGGTCATCGATCAGTTCCCCATGAGGAAGCTGGAGAAGATGACCAGAAAAGGATCTCACCTCAGGTTTCACTaccttacttttatttttatgtgatgaCTAATTTTAAAGGTCCTATATATGATGATCATGCTTCCTTTTCAGCTGTACACCGTGAAATGTTTGTCCTGTTTAGCATCAATaattcattttcttccacttacacAGTTCAGGGTCATAGAggtctggagcctatcccagcggTCATGGAGTGACAGCCAGGATATACCCTGGACATGTTGCCAGTATATTGCAGGGCTAGCAGAGAGAGTCAGACAACAATTTACTCTGACATGCACATCTATGGTCAAGTCAACATcacaaattaaattaatgtaatatttctGAGCTTTGAGAGGAACGTGTCAGGAAGTTTGCCAAACAGTCCTAGACAGGCTCCTGCAGTGAATTCAGAAACAATAAGTACAGAAGAGTCACAAAATGTGCAAGGATATTTGTACCCAGTGCAAAACAATTATATACAAGAGTTTCAGAGATCTTTAGACCATTATATGGCGTACGCACACAAATAAGACTAGCAGTTACAGAGACTGAGTAACGGTTGTCCTCCTTCCACCTGGAGGCTGCTGAGTAGTTGATGCAGGTAAAGAAAAGTCTCATTAGTTTATCCGGTCACTTAAGTGTATGACCGCCTTGCATTCACCGTCTGATGATGAAATTGACGTCACTCAGATCAGAGTAGTCTCTAGCAGACTCAAGAACACAGAAACTATAACTCACCTATAAGCAGTTGGGCACTAGCTTAAGTCAAACTCACTTCTGAGAGACTGAATTAATTACCAATGGGAAAGAAGGATACTATGGACTAATAAGGTTGGAAAATATGCAAGACTAATCTACACAACCAGAATATTGAATATCAAATGCAGCAACTGACAAAGCGATGGGGAACAAGTGAAGCGATTCATTGGTGAACTGTCACGGTCCGGGTcagcggccgtgtgaagagtggaaggaggactcaaacgcagcacTATTTCAGACGTGAagggtgatttattgacaaTACCAAACATAAAAGAGAGATGGCAAAACTGAACTAAGgacgaactaaactgggagaaaccacacaaaggagtggcaaacctgaacatgaagggagaacagcagggagagcacgcagaggatttcacagggtatgaacacagacgacgcgacgaggagcagaggaaatcacacactataagtacacagagagacactgggaaatcacacacaggtggggggaaacagctggacctgattaacctgacgagacaggggaacactaacaccagggaccaatagagggagcacaaacccagaacccagtatctaaaatcccaaaacacaaaccatcccaaaacagcccatgaataataaagagaataataacaataaagaacacaaacacaaagtcactgagtcatggtcgcaggaccatgacatgaaCAGGACGTTATTCCATGGGCAGTATCTGCTCACCAGACTTCCTGCTAAACAACTCcccctcattttattttattgtattttttttttttacaatcccTGACACTTACGttcatcagtttaaaaaaaatgatgattaaaaacagataaagattTCATAGTTTTCCAAGTGAACACACATgtgaattttttgttttctatgcCATGTTTTAGATGTAAAACCACCAAAAAGAAgattgtgaaaaaaagaaaaaagatgacaCTTAGTCCTCAGAGGAGAGGAAATGTGACTTCTGTGGTGCCATTACAAAGAAGACCACCTTTGGACAAAAAAGCTGCTCTGAGGAGTAAGATCCAGGATATACTGAGTGGTCGGTCGAGGTTTGTAATTCGTAAGCCGTCTACAATGAGAAAGCCTTCGAGCAACAATGATCCCATCAATTCTAAAGTACAGGAGAAAACAAGGGTGAGCAGTCTTCCATCTGTTTCAAGGAGCAATGaggaagtaaagaaaaacaggtaATGTCTTTTTAAGTTAGTATGTTTTGTTAGACTTTGAAACAGAGTGAAGAGTATGCCTTTgaatgttttgatttgtgttCACATCTGGTATTTCTtgcctcctcttctgcttacaGCACATAAATACTGTTTTTAGTGCTGGGTGGACATCAAAGTGacttttttatatattgtattgcAGCACTCATCCATCTGtggaagaaggaaagaaaagaaatgtagaGAAAAATAATGGAAATAAAACTGGTCAGAGTGGAAAGgggaacaaaaaggaaaaacagaggtCTAAGAAAATAggcaaagggaaaaaaggaaagaaaagaaaaggaaggggGAAAAAGTCCAACAGAGAGGCAAGTGAGAAGGATAAAACAGCGCTGAAGGAGTTTTTGGACAGTTTAAAGGGGACAAGAAGGTTGATGGTAAGACCTTTTGTCTAATCGTTGCACTTCTCTTTGCCTCCAGATTGTTAATGAATTTAAATCATGTGTTTTCACGGCTGTACCTGAAccaattttcatgtttttgttttgcctcaTACAAGGTGATCTCAACACCCAACAGAGAGGCAACACTGTATATCCAGCAGACTGAGGAGAATGAGAAGTATCGCTGTGAACTCGCTATAAGGAAGATCACAGTGGCAACCATTACTGGACAGGGAAGTGATGGCACACTTATAATTCAGCACTACCACCTAGGTAGGAAGGGTTTTTACCTTTTGTTGCCAGTTATGTATTTGCATTTCAACATTTGTTTAGGTTCTCTTCATGAATGCTTTTAAAACTACAAATCCTCTCAGGGTTCACTGAACCAACAcgtatttggttttgttttgttttttactaacaTGCAACCAAAGGCAAATATAGTGCTTCCTAGAAACTGAACAGTAACAAAATTGTCCGTGGGTGTTGACCTATTGCCAGCTATTTTAGCATGCTAACAATAGCTAACGGTAAAATACACAGACTGTTTATAAGCCTTAAGGTTGTTAGTAAAGAGATAGCCATCTTGGTATACGCCTTATGCGTGTACAGACATGgattattaataaattaattttaaccTTTGGTCTGAAGTCTGTTTTTAGACACACTAACCCTGCGCATGAATGTCATAGTCATTCtgatatttcagttttttgtttttgttttctatggGGCTTGCTCTTcaaacagcacagcacagacacTCATGAGTACAAAGTGAGGAATGGCCTGGAATAACCTACAAAACTCACAGGAGGTTGTTGGTGTTGGTCTGCTTCTTTCTGGTTTGTCTCGTCCCCATTTCTCAACGTGGATTAcgtgtaaataaaaacatttatcatgTGAtgaaggcagcacggtggcatggtggttagcactgttgccgcacagcaagaaggtcctgagttcaattccaccatcaggccggggtctttctgtgtggagtttgcatgttctccccgtgtttgcgtgggttctctccgggtactccggcttcctcccaccgtccaaagacatgcagcttgtggggataggttaattggataatccaaattgccattgtgtgaatgtgcaagtgaatgtgagtgcgaatggttgtctgtccctatgtgttagccctgcgatagactggcgacctgtccaggatgtaccctgcctctcgccctatgacagctgggataggctccagcgaccctgaaaaggataagcggaagcaaatggatagatggatgtttTCAGTTATTGAGGGTGACAGTTTGGGTCTTCTTCCACATAGTGATGGCACATACTTACAGTCATTTAAGTTAATTATCttggaatctgcagttgtttagaaatggcttcaAAAGGTTTTAATTTAAGTCTCCTATTGTCTTTCTTTAATCTTGACTGAGTTCGTTGGACTTTCTCATTGTTCTGAATATTGGTCAATCCAATTAATGGCATCAAACAAATTCTTTTTATTCTGGAAAAGAGAAACTACTAGTTGTAGTCAATCAAGAACCTAATAGGTCTTGGCCTTGTCAAGTTAAGACAATGTAGAACCTTCAGCACCAGTTACGCTGAAAAGCCCTCAACTGCCATGACATTCATGGCCATGATGAATATATGTAAACTTTTGAACACAATTGTTTGTGGACTTGTTTTTGAAGAActgttgttttgagccttcGATTAATATTTTAGCCTAACTCCCATATGTCACCATATCAGTATATCATTTATTAATAACATATGGTTGAAGGTAAAGTAAGGCAGTTCAACTTCAGAGGGACATAAATTATCCCTCAGTCACATAGGCCTAGAGACGTGGCATAGCAACCTCCCGTCCTccaggaaaaatgtgtattccatGATTGGGTCAAGAGTGGTTGCTAGAAGTTGTACAGAAGGTGCTGAAActaaaacctccttgtgatcaCTGTGGTTGGTAGTAGAGTTGCTGCAATGACAACATCTTCAATGCAAACTGTTATCAACCAAAGAAATCATAAGGAgagttttggtgcagcaccaTATTCCTCTTTGCCACCAACGTCACCAAGCGAttgcaaccacttgccaaccagtCAGGGAATATATATTTTCCCcaggaaaaatatatatgcCAGAGGGTCACCGTCAATCTATAGACCTGCAGGACTGAATATTTAAACATGCATTAAGTGATTAGAGAATGCACATTTTTATCTGGAGGCTGATCTGTAGACCTGTGTGAGCGGGCGCCTTGCTGAACCAAATTTAATGCTAGCCTAATCCAGTCAATGTGCGTTGAGACATTTAACTCAAAACTACAAAGTTCAGCCTCAGTATGACGCTGAATACAAAATCAAGAGCACAACAAAGTCAGTGGAATTCATCATCAGGGAACTAACCCATACAATACACAGTTCCCATCAGCCATAAAAAAGCAGATAGTATCTAATAAAGCATATAGCAATACACAATAATAAAGTGAAGTGGTTTAGTCAGAATAACATAAACAGCTCAGGTTTACTGCTAAGCAAAATGTAATAGTTCTCTGAGCTTGTGTACCAGGAAGTAACAGTTTAATTTTGCACTGCAGAATGTAGTAAATGTTTAGTTTAACCTTTACACTGTGATACTTCAGTAGTTACATTTTAACAGTTAACACAGTAGTCCCTTTCCACAAGAGGACTTGGTGAATATACACAGCCAAACAAAAGCCCTGTGTACTCACTGTCTTCAAGTTCACACATCGTTCAGAGACACTGATTTGGGATATAGTGGTTAtaattgctgtttttgttgcatGCACTGTAACGTGTACTTGGTATTTTCTCTAAcatctgtgtgtgcacacattgATTTATATCCTTTGTATATGTGTTCTCCAGATTCAGAGCCTCCACTCAGTGGCCAAGCAGAGCACTTCTTGGATTTAGGGGCCATCTCTCTGCTGAGGGCAGAGCTCGGCCTGTCGTCGCCCGACCTCTTTTCAATGACTGTCACAGATTATGACATCAAGGCCAGTGTAAGAAAATCTCACCTGAGCTTTCCAAGTTTGGCCTTTTCTTGCTTATTTGGCTTTCTGATAGCAGATACGTTTAGCGATTAAAAGGACAACACACTCATATTTCAAAACCATTGCAATATTTGAACTTAAAGTAACCCATCGAGGAACCCATTATTTAATCAGGTAAAGATGGGACTTTGATAATCATAGCAACAAAtatttctggcacaacttcacctactTCCAGGGTGCATGGAGAAGACAAAGTTCTGATgactccagcaacacttaaaGTAATCGGGAACAACTTTATTATGTGACCAAGTGTTGGTCACTTAATAACTTTGACAttcaccaaaaaagaaaaaaattgtaaataataCAGTTGTATCGCAATACATTTTCCTTGTTGTTTAGTTGCTTATGTATGCCCATAAAGACTAAAGATCTAATCCCTCACCTGCTCTTATCCTTCCCCCCCAGAGAGTCTTTGAGGCTCCACCATCAAGCCAGGCTTTGTTTGACTACATTGACAACTTTCCCTCGAGGAACcgagaaaaagagaaggaaagaaagaatcCACCAGCGTGCTCTAAAGACATGGGACAGCCTGTAGTAGAAAACCCACTGCTCAGGTAATATAACtaatctgtttttattgcagTGAGCACCATCCACTAAGAACAAAAcaagctcaaaataaatttgaagATTGCTGTAAACAGGGTCAGCATATTTTAATCTCTCCGTCACCTTAAATTATCAACAGTGAAAAAACCCATGTGGTTAATGCGACCTTTGTTTAGTGGAGCGTGGATCTCTGAAGCTTTCACAGTCCAATCTCCTATCTTTATCTTAAATCGTGTAATTATTCTTCATATTCGTCTTTATTGATTCCTGTGTAAGTTTAtgtttgtttctattttattaACACAAATCATGATATAAAGTGTAGCATAATTCAAATTTGAAAACTGAGTAAAAGTATGATTGAATCTATGGTCTTCCATTTTATAGAAGGTGGTCTAATGACTGAATGAAACTGACAGGTATCCAAGTTTAAAtctatatttttcatttctagGTTCATTTCTAAAAGGAGACTGCTGCTCATCTCTGCTCCCTCTGAGGATGACTATTTGTTTCAGCAGCAGCTCTCCGCTGTCAGAGGACAGGAATGTCCCCTGGGTACGTGTTTTAAAAGACCCGCGGTAACAAGGAAGTGTTACAAGGAAGCCAGAAGTCAGACATGGGTAGATTTGTCATGGTTGTGAAATTCGGACCTGAAAAAGCATACCATTAAACAAAACTGTACGGATCATGACAGAATCAAACAATGAATATTATAATATGAATATTAgtgtattaaaaatgttatgCATTTATAAAATTGTGTGGTACAAGAGCCATATTATTTGAAATATATAACCATAGCTAGACAGGCACTTAGCTAAATAGGTTCATCGACACAAAAatcatttctttgtctttataaaAAAGGATCGTTTTGATTATCTGTGCTGAATGTGTCCCTTTTAATGAGTCTAAATGTACCTTCTCTTGTGTTTTTCTCAGGTATTCGTCACTTTGCCATGCTAAAGCTGATAGGAACAGAAGAAAAAGCATCAGGAACTGTTGAGTTATTTCCCTTAAATGGTACGTCATGGTAATGTGGGGCATTCCAGGTGTATGAGACGTAATGGAGCATACACGTTTGAAATCATTAGTAATATTGTATATTCTAAGGTAGGTAGTTTAATAAACATTTTGGTTTAAGagcattctttgtttaaaaaaaaaagaaaaaagattgatGTGGCTTGCATGATCTCACAGGTTTTGTGGACTGCAAAAGGCTACATCTGTCAACCAAAGGAAGCCTGTAGCTGAGGAAGACACACTCAGTATTTATATTCTATCATGCTGTCACTACTGCTAACCTTTTGCCACATGTAGATATGTGGTTTGGCCTGCACAGAGATGGAGATGCAGTTGGCAGGTGTAGTCTACATCAGTGGTAGGGAACTCTAGGCCTGAagtgccagtgtcctgcaggttttagatctcaccctgggtcaacacacttgaatcaaatgattggttagttaccaggcctctggagaacttcaagccATGTTAAGGAAGAAATTTAGCCATtttaatcagctgtgttggatcaaggacacatctaaaacctgcaggacactggcccttgatgCCTGGAGTTCCCCCTTCATTATAGCAAAGAGATCTATACAGCTGACCAAAAATGATCCCAATGGATAAATAGCAATACatgctgcacaaaaacaaaaacgcgCTTTTGATTAATTTTTTGACTCCTTTTTGTatgtttcctttaaaaatgcaaaaataaaatcaatgtcAGCACAGATGACACAAAGGGGAAATTTAGCTGCAGAGGACGAAAAAGTTTCTGTTCCAGGtagtaaaagtttatttttgctgtaaagTCGAGCATTTCAACATAGAAGTATATGGGACTCTCTCCCTTTTGGAGCCTAGAGGAAATGCTTTCGAAAGTTTTGTTTTGACTGTGGTTTTAAGGTTGAGCTGTCataatattttatctaatctgaAAGTATCTGGGTTATCCTAGTTTTCGTTTCTTTCGCTTTTCactgttttgtgtaatttaaatgACTTCCATTCCTTCCCCCAGGTCGCAGTCAGACTGAGGTTGAGTCATTGACGCCTGACTTGGTCAACAATATGAGGGAACAGCTAAAGATCGATAAGGACTATTTCAGCATGGTGGTTGTGGGGAAGGATGGTGACCCCAAAACATGGTTTCCATCACCTATGTGGTCCCTGGATAACATCTACGACCTGGTGGACTCTATGGAGCTCCGCCTCCAGGAGGCGAAGCTGCAGAAGAGGCTGGGGATTCACTGCCAGGaggacagaggaagaggaggcaatGAGCAGGAACACTCCCACGGATACAATGAAGAGAGGGCAGAGATGATGCACTTCTACAGCCAATCCGAGGAATAAtgacaaaaagaggaagaagcgaTTATCTACCTAAattttttaatatgaaacaaaaagTATCAACATGTGGATTTGACTTGAGCCAATGAGACCTCAAAACTGGACTCATAAGAATCGATAAAGTCGATGTATAGATGATGATCTGCTGGATCGTACAATAATAAGCTGGATATTTTAcaagaaataaatacatttgaaaagatAAGCAGACGACAATGGCGTGGTCTTATTCAAGCATTTCAACTGCCCTTTAAAAAAGCAATTTTCTCTTTGACTTCATATGTAAAAAGGGAAGA
This Astatotilapia calliptera chromosome 7, fAstCal1.2, whole genome shotgun sequence DNA region includes the following protein-coding sequences:
- the ccdc80l2 gene encoding coiled-coil domain-containing protein 80, which codes for MPQFFTSHYLLLIAALWSLNNLGLLAAWQGFGDGKPKELLDPNVRDWGDYSDLPPGIEHGLGLEESREDGYNRKVGESSSSLAPEMDFLADFAGKKRLWVITAPSHSDQYLRMMEKQLEEMEQKGLNCHLAERDTYIVTIIQNAMMEGRIQKTTFQGDATVENLDPDTVTKLLHYLELTSQEQKFTMLVIKKNLRVSERFPYPVRVEAVLEVIDQFPMRKLEKMTRKGSHLRCKTTKKKIVKKRKKMTLSPQRRGNVTSVVPLQRRPPLDKKAALRSKIQDILSGRSRFVIRKPSTMRKPSSNNDPINSKVQEKTRVSSLPSVSRSNEEVKKNSTHPSVEEGKKRNVEKNNGNKTGQSGKGNKKEKQRSKKIGKGKKGKKRKGRGKKSNREASEKDKTALKEFLDSLKGTRRLMVISTPNREATLYIQQTEENEKYRCELAIRKITVATITGQGSDGTLIIQHYHLDSEPPLSGQAEHFLDLGAISLLRAELGLSSPDLFSMTVTDYDIKASRVFEAPPSSQALFDYIDNFPSRNREKEKERKNPPACSKDMGQPVVENPLLRFISKRRLLLISAPSEDDYLFQQQLSAVRGQECPLGIRHFAMLKLIGTEEKASGTVELFPLNGRSQTEVESLTPDLVNNMREQLKIDKDYFSMVVVGKDGDPKTWFPSPMWSLDNIYDLVDSMELRLQEAKLQKRLGIHCQEDRGRGGNEQEHSHGYNEERAEMMHFYSQSEE